CTCCCGTATTCGTGGTAGTATGGGGCGCGGTGGAGCTCGTGCGTCGGGAGGAGCGGACGTGCGGTCGCGCAGGCGGATAGAAACGACGTCGTCGCGAGAATGAAGGCTGAGCGTGCGCGGCGGACGGCGTCCAAACTACTCGGCAGCATGGGGCCCTCTTCGTCAGGCGGCGACCGGCAGCGGCTCGGGCACCGCCGGGAACGTCCGCGTACCGCCTCCAGCCGCAAGCATACGATGGGTTGGCGCCGGCGTCCAGGTGCGGGGGACGGCACAGTCGCTGGGGCAGCGGTCGGACATCCTCGCCCACCGGCGCCGTCGAGAGTCCGGGTCCCGCGGCTAGAGCCGCGGCTCGGCCAAGGGACTGCCGCTGAAGCGGCGGTCCGCTATTGTCCCGCCGCCTCGGTTGTCATACCGTAGATTCGTGCAGCCATTCGAAACCACGCCGCCGGACGTGCAGGACCTCCTCCGCAAGCCCATCAAGGACCTGGGCCTGCGCCTCGAAGGCTCCCCGCTCGAGAAGTACGTCACGCAGTTGTACAAGGAGATCGAGCGGAAGGGGCTCAAGCACTTCCGCCCCGCCTGTTATCTCACGGACGAGTGGGGCTGCCCATCCGGCGAGCCCGTCATCGGCATCCCGTTCTACCTCGCCGACCCGAAGGTCGCCGCGCTCGAGCGCGACATGAACGACCTCGAGGACGAGCGAGAGATCCTGATGTACCTCCGGCACGAAGCCGGCCACGCGTTCAACTACGCCTACGAGCTGTACAAGTCCGACGAGTGGCGCGACCTCTTCGGCCCGTTCCGCCGCCCCTACCGCGAGCACTACCGTCCGGTGCCGTTCTCGCGCCGGTTCGTGCGCCACCTCGCCGGCTGGTACGCCCAGAAGCACCCGGACGAGGATTCCGCGGAGACGTTCGCGGTGTGGCTCACGCCGCGCTCCAACTGGCGCAAGCGCTATCGTGGCTGGGGCGCCCTGCGGAAGCTGCGCTACGTCGATCGCACCGCGCGAAAGGTCGCGGACAAGGAGCCGCTGCGCGCGATGGGCGCGACCGACGTGACGGTGGAGGAGATGGAGATCACGGTCGAGGACTTCTACAAGCACAACGCTCCGGATGAGGCGCAGGCCATCGCCGACCTCGCGCTCGACACGGACCTCACCGACATCTTCCTCAAGGCGTCCTCGCGGCGCCGCAACGGCATCCGGCCGGCCGCCCTGCTGATGGCGGAGCACCGCAAGCAGATCGTGGACAAGATCACCTACTGGACCGGCGTGCGGCGGCCGCTGATCAAGAAGCTGGTGGAGTCCATCGAGGGCCGCGTGAGCGAGCTGAAGCTCTCGGCGCTGAAGGGCCGCGAGTCCACCCATGTGGTGGAGATCACCGCGTACGCGACGACGCTCGCGATGAATTACCTCACCCGCGGCAAGTTCGTGCAGCCCTGAGGGAGGCGTGACGACGCACTCGAACCTCAAGATCGCGATCCTCTACGACGTCTGGGAGAACGGCGCCGAGGCGCCGGCGCTCCCGCCGGCCGAAGAGCCGGCGCCCCAGCGCCGCCGCAAGGGCAAGCGGCGGAAGAAGCAGCGCCGCCCCAAGCTCGACCGCGAGGAGATCTTCGACGCCCTGACCAAGCTCGGCCACGAACCGTCGTATCTCGTGGTGGACGGCGAGGACCGCAGCCTGACCGCGGTCTCGAAGTGCAATGCGGACCTGATCTTCAACCTGACCGAGTCCTACGCCGGCGACGACACCAAGGACATGCACCTGGCCGCGTACCTCGAGCTGATCGACATGCAATACACCGGCGCAGGCCCGCACGGGCTCTACCTGGCGCAGAACAAGGCGCTCGCCAAGAAGATCTTCCACTTCCACGACATCCGGACCCCGTTCTTCGCGGTCTCCTTCAAGGGCCAGCTGGACCACGCGCACGATATCGCCTTCCCGCTCATCGTGAAGCCGCTCTCGGAAGACGGCTCGATCGGTATCGACGCCGGTTCCGTCGTGTCGAGCGTCAAGGAGCTGATGGAGCGGATCGAGCACATCCAGGAGACCTACGACTCGCCGGCGCTGATCGAGGAGTACATCGAGGGGCGCGAGATCTACGCGGCCATCCTGGGCAGCACCGAAAAGCCGGAGGCGCTGCCGCTGGTGGAGCTGGACCTCTCCAAATTGCCTGAGGGGACGCCGAAGATCGCGGGCACCGAAGTGAAGTGGGAGGAAGAATCGGAGGCGTATAAGAAGACGCATTCGCACGTCGCGGAAGACCTGGACGACCAGACCAAGGAGCATCTCCAGCAGACTGCGCTCGCGGCGTATCAGGCGTGCAGGTTGCGGGACTACGGCCGCATCGACATGCGGCTTACGCCGGAGGGGAAGATCTACGTGATCGAGGCTAACCCGAATCCGTGGCTAAGCTCCGGGGCGGAGTTCGCGATGGCGGCCAAGGCCTCGGGCCGGAGCTACTCGGAGCTGATGCAGGACATCGTGGACCTGGCGATGGCGCGGTACGACTGAAGACTAGGATCGCAGAACGCTGATGACGGTCAGGATCAGGCCGACGGTCGTCGCCGCGCTGCCCACCCAGTAGATGAACATCCACTTCAGCAGCTCGGCGCGCGTCTCGGCGAGACCGGACTTGAACTCACCGCGCAGCTCGGAGCGGAGGAAGTCCATCTCCTGGCGCAGCTGCCCGAAACCGGCATCTGTCTCCCGGCGCACCTGTCGCGACGCCGCCTCGGACGCGGCGAACCCGGCATCCATCTCCTGGCGCAGTCGATCCAACGCCGCGTCGGAGCGGGCGAACCGGAGGTCCATGCTCCCGCTCAAACCCGACACGCGTTGCTCCAGCTTCGCGTCGAAACGCGCGAAGTTGGTGTCGAACTGCTCGCGGATCCCCGTGTGGTACGCGACGTCCACCTGGTTGAACCACTCCACCAGTTCGTTGGCGATCTCATCGCCCAGAGTTTCGTAGAACTTCTTCGACAGCTTGGCTGTGACCGGCACTCGGCGCCTCTCCACCCGGGGTCAGGCGCCATTCTAGTATACGCTCGGCCAACTACATAACCAAAACAATGCGGCACGACATCATTGCAGCGCACCGGCTTGCTAGACCCTCACCTCCGAGTGCGCGCCCAGCGACGCGCTCCCCTTGAGCCCCTCCACCACCACGTCGTCACCGAGCATCGCGCCGTCGAGCCGCGCGTTCTCGATCCGGCAGCTCTTCCCGATGATAGCGTCCGTGACCGTGCTGTCGCGCACCAGCGTGCCCGTCTCGATGCTCACGTTCGGCCCCACCGTCGAACGCTCGATGATGACGTCGTCCTCGAGGTAGAGCGGTTCGATCAACGTCGTCCCCGGCGAGAGCTTGCGCGCGCCCGTCGTGCGCGGCGCCCGCGCGCCCATCGGCTCGCCCGACATGCCCTGGTGGCGCCTCTCCAGCAGGATGCGGTTGGTCTCGAGCATCGTGTTCAGCGCGCCGCAGTCGTACCATCCCGCGACCTCCGCCGTCCTGATCTTCCGCCCATGCTCGATCATCCACTGGAAGGCGTCGGTGAGATACCACTCGCCCTGGTGCTGCGGGTTGGCGAGCACGTGGTCGATCCCCTGCCACAGAGCGTCGGTGTCGCGGATGTAGTAGAGCCCGATGTTCGCCAGCTTCGATATCGGCTCCTTGGGCTTCTCGACGATCCTCGTCATGTACCCCGGCGCGTCCGTGACGACCACGCCGAAGCGCTGGTAGTCCTCGACTTCCTTGGCCCAGATGATGCCGTCGTCCTGGCTCGTCTTCACGCCCGACAGGTCCGCGTCGAAGATGGTGTCCACGAAGACGATGAGCACCGGCTCCTTCACGAACGGCCGAGCGAGGTTGATCGCCCCCGCCGTCCCGTCCTGCACTTTCTGCTCCACGAAGCGCTGGGGGACGGGGTAGTGCTTCCGCGCGTACGCCTCGACCTGCTCCTTGAGATGGCCGGTGATGAAGATCAGCTCGGAGAGATCGAGCCCCTCGAGCTTGTCCATCACCCAATCCATGACCGGGCGGCCGGCCACCTTGAGCAGCGGCTTCGGCACCAGGTGGGTGTGCGGCCGGAGCCGCGTCCCCTTCCCCGCGAGCGGGATGATCACTTGCACGTCAGACCCTCCCGTACCGGTCCTGGAGCCGGACCACGTCGTCCAGGTGCGGCGTCGAAGCCTCCAGCACGTCGGTGCGCTCGATCGCCTCGAACTGGTGGACCATCCCGGTCGGCACCTGCTGCGCCGAACCCGCGATCATCTCCCGATCGACCAGCTCACCCGCCTCGTTCCGGTAGCGGAAGATCATCCTGCCGCGCAGCACGTAAATGGACTCGTGTTTCTGGTTGTGGTATTGCAGGCTGAGGCAGTGACCCGGCTCGATGTGCAGGATCTTGCCGACGTACTGGTCCGCCACGGCCCAGATGATCTCGTAGCCCCACGGCTTGTCGATGTGCTTCGGCGTGAACGGGTGCGGATGCTCGGCCATCAGTACCCCGGGATCGTCAGCAGGAGCGAGCTAGGCGACGTCACGCAGGCGCGGGCGCAGACGCCGCAGCCCACACAGCTGTCGCCGATGACGGGGCGTCCCTTCAGGTCGAGGTCCAGCGCCTCCGGACCGATCGGGCAGACCCGGGCGCACACCCCGCACTCGATCCCCTGGAACGCGATGCATCGCTCGGTGTCGAGCGCGAGCGTGCCCATCTTCTCGCTCGCCCACCCGTCGAGCGGCGGGACCAGGGCGCCGGTCGGGCAGACCGTCGCGCAGAACATCCCTTCGCACGCGATGCACGGCTGCCGCATCGGTTCGATGGCCGGCGTGCCCGCCGCCAGCCCCGCATTGGTCGGCGCCGTGACGATGGCGTCCACGGGACAGGCCTCCACGCAATAGCCGCACCGGGTGCAGGCCGCGAGGAACGCCGGCTCCGGCAGCGCGCCCGGCGGCCGGAAGTGCCGGCGCGGCGCCATGCGGTCCGCGAGCAGCCCGGCGGCCTCCTGCGCGATCAGCTTGAATGCTTCGCCCAGGAACCCGCGGCGGGAGTACGCGCCGTCGGCCGGGATCGGTCCGCCTGCTTTGAATGTCACGACCAAGAGAATCTACACCAGATGGGGACGGCGGGGACCACGCGGCACTGGCCGCGGGCTCGCGTGCTACGCCGGGCCGCCGGCGCCCGGAGCGTGCAGCATGCGGTAGCGCAGCAGCTGAAGTTTGCGCCGGATCGAGCCGTCGAACACCCGGTCGCCGATGCGCACGATCACCCCGCCCACCAGGGCCGGGTCGGCGCGGAAATGGGAGAGGACGGTCTTGCCGACGGCCTTGGTGAGCCGCTCGGATATGGCCGCAGCGAGGGCGTCGTCCACCGGCCGCGCCGTCACTACGCCGGCGTGAACCCGGTTGAGGTGACGGTCCACGAGGAGCTGGTAGGCCTCGCTGATGTCCGGGAACATCCCCTGCCTTCCACGCTGCACCACGGCTTGGAGGAACCGGACAAACTGCACCGGCGCATGCCCCTTGAGCGCCTCCTCCAGCACCCGTTTCTTGGCCGCTTTCGTCACCCGAGGCGACTCCAGCACCGCGCGGATCTTCGGCTCGGTGGTGATCGCGCCGGCCACCGCATCGATGAGCAGGCCGAACCCGGCGACGTCGCCGTGGCGCTCCGCCGTGGCTACGAGCGCCTCGGCGTAGTTACGCGCGACGACGAAGTTCTTCACGATCGGCTGTCGTGCATGGCGTTGAGGTAGTCCTGCACCAGCCGGCGGTCGGATTCGGTGTCCAGGTTCTTCCCGATCACCTTGCCGGCCGCCGCGATCGACAGCTCGACCGCCTCATGCCTGAGTTCCGCCAGCGCGCGGTCCTTCTCGATCTCGATCTCGCGCCGCGCCCGCGCCAGCAGCTCTTCCTGCTCGGCCCGGCCCTTGGCCACGATCTCCTCGCGCAGCTTCTCGCCCGCCTGCCGGCCCGACGCCACGATCTCCTGCGCCTCGGACCGCGCGCCGGCCACCTGGGCCTGGTAGTCGGCCAGGAGCCGCTGCGCCTCGGCGTTCGCCTTGGCCGCGGCGTCCAGCTGCCCCTGGATCCGCTGCTCGCGCTCCTCGATCGTCTTGAGGATCGCGGGCCACGCCGTCTTCGCCAGGATCACCATCAGGATGCCGAAGATGAGCAGCGTCCAGATCGTGACGCCCGGGTTGATGTCGAACGGGCCGCCGCCGCCCTCTTCCTGGGCGGCGGCGAGGAGGAAGCCGAAGAGGGTCACTTGAAGACCTTGAACAGGAGCATGAATACCAGCGCCGCCAGCGTCGCGCCCTCGATGAGCGCCGCCGTCAGGATCATCGCGCCGCGGATGTCGGCCGACGCCTCCGGCTGCCGCGCCATCGCTTCCACCGATTGGCCGCCGATGCGCCCGATTCCGAGGCCGGCGCCAATGATCGCGAGCCCCATGCCGATGCCGGCGCCGAGGAGCGCGTTGTTGTTGAGCGCCGTCTTGACGGCATCGCCCGCGGCCTGAGCCGCATCCTGAAGCATGAACATCTGACTTCCTCCCGGGACGTTGATGAAACGCGGCCTAGTGCTCGTGCTGCATCAGGCCGATGAAGACACTCGTGAGCAACGCGAAGATGTACGCCTGGAGAACCGCGACCAGCAGCTCCAGCGCCATCATGAACAACACGAAGACCACCGATCCGCCCGCCACCCCCCACCGCACCAGGAAGGGCCCGGTGCCGAACAGGAAGATGAGCCCCATCAGCGACAGGATCACGAAGTGGCCCGCCGTCATGTTCGCGAACAACCGCAGCATCAGCGCGAACGGCTTCACGAGCTTTCCGATCAGCTCGATGGGGATCATGATCATCGTCAGGATCACCGCCGTGACGCCAGTGGTGCCCGGCGGCACGAAGACTATCGTCTTGAGATAACCTTTCGGCCCCAGCGCAACCATCCCCGAGATCTCGATCGTGGCGAACGCCGTGATGGCGAGCGCACCGGTCACCGCCAGGTTGCCGGTAGCCGTCGCCCCGAAGGGCATCAAGCCGAGCAGATTGCAGTACAGGATCAGCCAGAAGAGAGTGAGGATGTACGGGGCGAAAGTCGCCCCGCCGTGGTGGCCGATGTTCGCGATGGCGACGTCGTTGCGGACGTAGACGACCATCGCCTCGATCATGCTGGCCACGCCCTTGGGCGCCCCGCCCTGCGCGCGCTGGCGGGTGAGGGCGCGTCCGGTGAGGAACATCGTCAGCCACACCAGGAACGCGGCGAAAGCCAGGAACACCACGTGCTTGGTAGGCGTGAGGTCCACCGCCAGGCTGCCGATGTGCACCATCCACGACTCGGCGGGAGGCAGATGAATGACCGACTCGCCGCCCCACGGCCACTCGAACGCGATCTCGTGCGCGTCCGAGGTGTGGTGCAGGATCATCTCGCCGATGTCGGGCCCTTGCCTCATGTCAGGAACTTGTTCTCCGCAAAGAGGAGCGAGAGCAGCACCGTCAGGTATCCCGCCGCGACCCAGAGGGGCGGCAGCACCGCGTTGAACCCGATCAGGACGGCGGCGACGATCACCAAGCTCACGGCGCGCGCCGCGATGGTCGCCACGAAGCGGCGGTTGAACTCACCGGCCGGCGCCGCCATGCCGGGCCGGAGG
This Gemmatimonadales bacterium DNA region includes the following protein-coding sequences:
- a CDS encoding sugar phosphate nucleotidyltransferase, which translates into the protein MQVIIPLAGKGTRLRPHTHLVPKPLLKVAGRPVMDWVMDKLEGLDLSELIFITGHLKEQVEAYARKHYPVPQRFVEQKVQDGTAGAINLARPFVKEPVLIVFVDTIFDADLSGVKTSQDDGIIWAKEVEDYQRFGVVVTDAPGYMTRIVEKPKEPISKLANIGLYYIRDTDALWQGIDHVLANPQHQGEWYLTDAFQWMIEHGRKIRTAEVAGWYDCGALNTMLETNRILLERRHQGMSGEPMGARAPRTTGARKLSPGTTLIEPLYLEDDVIIERSTVGPNVSIETGTLVRDSTVTDAIIGKSCRIENARLDGAMLGDDVVVEGLKGSASLGAHSEVRV
- the atpF gene encoding F0F1 ATP synthase subunit B; this translates as MTLFGFLLAAAQEEGGGGPFDINPGVTIWTLLIFGILMVILAKTAWPAILKTIEEREQRIQGQLDAAAKANAEAQRLLADYQAQVAGARSEAQEIVASGRQAGEKLREEIVAKGRAEQEELLARARREIEIEKDRALAELRHEAVELSIAAAGKVIGKNLDTESDRRLVQDYLNAMHDSRS
- the atpE gene encoding ATP synthase F0 subunit C — its product is MFMLQDAAQAAGDAVKTALNNNALLGAGIGMGLAIIGAGLGIGRIGGQSVEAMARQPEASADIRGAMILTAALIEGATLAALVFMLLFKVFK
- a CDS encoding putative zinc-binding metallopeptidase — translated: MQPFETTPPDVQDLLRKPIKDLGLRLEGSPLEKYVTQLYKEIERKGLKHFRPACYLTDEWGCPSGEPVIGIPFYLADPKVAALERDMNDLEDEREILMYLRHEAGHAFNYAYELYKSDEWRDLFGPFRRPYREHYRPVPFSRRFVRHLAGWYAQKHPDEDSAETFAVWLTPRSNWRKRYRGWGALRKLRYVDRTARKVADKEPLRAMGATDVTVEEMEITVEDFYKHNAPDEAQAIADLALDTDLTDIFLKASSRRRNGIRPAALLMAEHRKQIVDKITYWTGVRRPLIKKLVESIEGRVSELKLSALKGRESTHVVEITAYATTLAMNYLTRGKFVQP
- a CDS encoding cupin domain-containing protein; this translates as MAEHPHPFTPKHIDKPWGYEIIWAVADQYVGKILHIEPGHCLSLQYHNQKHESIYVLRGRMIFRYRNEAGELVDREMIAGSAQQVPTGMVHQFEAIERTDVLEASTPHLDDVVRLQDRYGRV
- a CDS encoding 4Fe-4S dicluster domain-containing protein — its product is MTFKAGGPIPADGAYSRRGFLGEAFKLIAQEAAGLLADRMAPRRHFRPPGALPEPAFLAACTRCGYCVEACPVDAIVTAPTNAGLAAGTPAIEPMRQPCIACEGMFCATVCPTGALVPPLDGWASEKMGTLALDTERCIAFQGIECGVCARVCPIGPEALDLDLKGRPVIGDSCVGCGVCARACVTSPSSLLLTIPGY
- a CDS encoding ATP-grasp domain-containing protein, which produces MTTHSNLKIAILYDVWENGAEAPALPPAEEPAPQRRRKGKRRKKQRRPKLDREEIFDALTKLGHEPSYLVVDGEDRSLTAVSKCNADLIFNLTESYAGDDTKDMHLAAYLELIDMQYTGAGPHGLYLAQNKALAKKIFHFHDIRTPFFAVSFKGQLDHAHDIAFPLIVKPLSEDGSIGIDAGSVVSSVKELMERIEHIQETYDSPALIEEYIEGREIYAAILGSTEKPEALPLVELDLSKLPEGTPKIAGTEVKWEEESEAYKKTHSHVAEDLDDQTKEHLQQTALAAYQACRLRDYGRIDMRLTPEGKIYVIEANPNPWLSSGAEFAMAAKASGRSYSELMQDIVDLAMARYD
- the atpB gene encoding F0F1 ATP synthase subunit A, which translates into the protein MRQGPDIGEMILHHTSDAHEIAFEWPWGGESVIHLPPAESWMVHIGSLAVDLTPTKHVVFLAFAAFLVWLTMFLTGRALTRQRAQGGAPKGVASMIEAMVVYVRNDVAIANIGHHGGATFAPYILTLFWLILYCNLLGLMPFGATATGNLAVTGALAITAFATIEISGMVALGPKGYLKTIVFVPPGTTGVTAVILTMIMIPIELIGKLVKPFALMLRLFANMTAGHFVILSLMGLIFLFGTGPFLVRWGVAGGSVVFVLFMMALELLVAVLQAYIFALLTSVFIGLMQHEH
- the atpH gene encoding ATP synthase F1 subunit delta; the protein is MKNFVVARNYAEALVATAERHGDVAGFGLLIDAVAGAITTEPKIRAVLESPRVTKAAKKRVLEEALKGHAPVQFVRFLQAVVQRGRQGMFPDISEAYQLLVDRHLNRVHAGVVTARPVDDALAAAISERLTKAVGKTVLSHFRADPALVGGVIVRIGDRVFDGSIRRKLQLLRYRMLHAPGAGGPA